From a region of the Cucumis sativus cultivar 9930 chromosome 6, Cucumber_9930_V3, whole genome shotgun sequence genome:
- the LOC101208311 gene encoding uncharacterized protein LOC101208311 — protein sequence MAFHLTAKDKKRSLDQKVLLCCKYYVSESRNRSVLEAIEGAAREDPDSVIVNKFEDGAYNRTRYTIVSYVVHDTTGNAIYSPLLQTVLSMTQVAFSHINLESHSGTHPRLGVVDDIVFHPLARASLHEAAWLAKAVAKDIAAMFQVPVFLYSAAHPSGKAPDDLRRELGYFRPNYKGNQWAGWSMPETLPENPDEGPNTVSRERGITMIGARPWTAMYNIPILSTDVSATRRIARMVSGRGGGLPTVQTIGLLHDDETTEIACVLLEPNQVGADRVQRHVEIVAAQFGLEVENGYFTDYSPEMIVEKYLNLISGTQSLSGNRLN from the exons ATGGCTTTCCATCTCACCGCCAAG GACAAGAAAAGAAGCTTGGATCAAAAAGTCCTTTTATGCTGCAAATACTACGTTTCTGAATCGCGCAATCGTTCTGTACTAGAGGCCATCGAGGGAGCTGCAAGAGAAGACCCAGATTCTGTTATTGTAAACAAATTCGAAGACGGAGCTTACAACAGAACAAGGTACACCATCGTCTCTTACGTCGTTCACGACACCACAGGCAACGCCATTTACAGCCCATTGCTCCAAACCGTACTGTCTATGACCCAAGTTGCTTTCTCTCATATTAATCTCGAGTCTCATTCCGGTACTCACCCTCGGCTTGGAGTCGTAGATGACATCGTTTTTCATCCCCTGGCTCGAGCCTCCCTCCACGAAGCCGCTTGGCTAGCTAAGGCAGTCGCTAAGGATATCGCTGCCATGTTTCAAG TGCCTGTATTTCTTTACTCTGCGGCTCACCCAAGTGGGAAAGCGCCGGACGATTTGAGGCGTGAGCTTGGGTATTTCCGGCCAAATTACAAGGGGAATCAATGGGCTGGGTGGTCGATGCCGGAAACTTTGCCGGAGAATCCTGATGAAGGTCCAAATACAGTATCTCGAGAGCGAGGAATCACGATGATTGGAGCGCGTCCGTGGACGGCAATGTATAATATTCCAATTCTGTCGACGGACGTGTCAGCAACACGGAGAATAGCGAGGATGGTGAGTGGGAGAGGAGGTGGATTGCCGACGGTGCAAACGATAGGGCTTCTTCACGATGATGAGACCACGGAGATAGCTTGTGTTCTGTTGGAGCCGAATCAGGTTGGAGCAGATCGAGTTCAGAGACATGTGGAGATTGTTGCGGCCCAATTCGGGTTAGAAGTTGAGAATGGATATTTTACTGATTACTCACCAGAGATGATTGttgagaaatatttgaatttgatttctgGCACCCAAAGTCTATCGGGAAATCGTTTGAACTAA